CAGGTGAGCTTGGAGGCATCATGGCAGAAGAGCTGTCGTCATCTGTGTTTTTCCAGCATCAGTACATGTGCTCAGAGTGTGGACTTCTGTACAACACTTTGGAGGAGGTGCTGATCCATCAGCAGAGCCACTTAGGGGAACCCTGCGAGTCCCCAGCTGCTGCTACTGTTGTTGACACAGGATCCCAGCAGGACAACCGCTACCAGTGCCTGGAATGTGGGTGTATCTTGTGGTCACCCGACGAACTGCTAGCTCACCAAGAAGTGCACCCCAGGGAAGTGCCAACCCGGCCTCAGCCTTCTCCAGCAGCCACAGGACAGATCCACTACCAGTGTAATGAGTGTAATGAACTCTTTCCTTCCACTAGCCTATGGCTGGCACATCGCCAAACACACCAGAAACAGGAGGCCTCGGGTGACTCCCAGCCACCTTCCCAACCAgctccatcaccaccctcccagtCATCTCTTCCAGAAACCTCCCAGCCATCTTGCTTGGTATCTTCCAAAGCATCGCTTCCATTGCCTCTTCAGCCAGTTCCACCCATATACCCCTATGAGTGTTCTGAGTGTTCCTGTCTTTTCCTAACACCTGAAGAACTGTTGGAGCACCAGGGTGAACACTTCACAGAGATtgaaaaagagaagggggagCCCCCTGAGGTGGCAGTGCAGGAGGTTTGCAGTCCacacctctcccccccaccatatCCTGAGGAACCCCTAGTGGCACCTCCCCCTGCTCAGACTCTCTGTTGTAATGAGTGTAAGCAGACCTTTAGTACAGCAGAGGGACTGCAGCGGCATCAGCAAGAGCACGTGGTGAGCAATGAGGAGTTTCTTTGTGGTGAGTGCCAGCGTGGCTTCATGACCGCCAAGAGGTTGTTGGCTCACCAGCGGGTGCACGTAGATGGAACATACGAGTGTCCCAATTGCAACAAGATCTTCAAAAAGGCAGCTTCTCTTGAGCAGCACATGCGCATCCATAAAGGGGAAGCCCTCTACCTCTGTGTGGACTGTGGACTTGGCTTCTCTACAGAGATGACCTTGATCATGCATCGCAAGAGCCATACTGCCAATCCCCTGCACCGCTGCCACTGCGGCAAGACCTTTAGCAACATGACCAAGTTTCTTTATCATCGGCGTACACATGCTGGCAAGAGTGGGGTTCCACCCACCCGTGCCCCAACAGACCAGACGCCCAGCCAGCCTCCCGAGCCAGTGCCTGCAGATGGGGAATTAACTGTCGACggcggctcctcctcctctctgcctggaACGTCATCAGCAGAAGTGCCCAGTACTGGGTTCCTGTGCCCTCAGTGTGGCAAGTCATTTTCTACCCACATCAGAATGGTGCGGCACAAGCGGGTCGTGCATGTTCTAGAGCGCAAGCACAAGTGCCCCACATGTGGGAAAAAGTTTAAGAAGCTGGTGCACGTACGTAACCACCTGCGAACACACACTGGGGAGAGGCCATTCCAGTGCTCAGAGTGCGGAAAGACCTTTGTCTCCCAGGCCAACCTGGCACGACACCATGTTACACATACTGGCGAGCGGCCCTATCAGTGCCAGGTTTGCAGCAAGCGCTTCACCCAGTCCTCCAATCTTCGCCAGCACCGTCTCTTGCACATGGCCCCCAATGGAGAAGGGCCACACTCCTGCGAAGACTGTGGGGCAGCATTTCCTCGGGCTCACCAATTAGCCTTGCACCGGACTGTTCACACGGGTTGTTTGCCCTTCCCATGCCCACACTGTGATAAATCCTTCCCACGCCGCCACCTTCTGGAACTGCACCAGCTTAGCCATTCTGGGGATGAGCCCCATCGCTGCCCGGACTGTGGTGCTCTTTTTGTGATGGCTTCCAAGTTGCAGGAACACCGCTGTGCCAGGCGTCACGAACACGCCACCTCACAGTCTTTCCTCTGCATGTCTTGTGGCAAGTACATGGGTTCCCTGGCCAAGCTGGCACTTCACCAACTGGTACATTCAGGCCAGCGTCCTTACCCTTGTCCGCTCTGTGGGAAAGCCTTCACCACCCCTAGTGGGCTGAGCCGGCACCAACAGCGCCACTCTGGCCTGCGCCCTCACAAGTGCCCCATTTGCGCCAAGACCTTTGTGGCAGCCTCTGGACTGCAGCTACACCAGCGCATCCACACAGGTGAACGCCCATTTCCCTGTCCAGAATGTGGCAAGGCTTTCCGGCAGGCCACCCACCTGCGGGAACACAGACGCTTACACACTGGGGAACGCCCCTACCACTGTCCGGACTGCGACAAGGCCTTTGTACAATCAATGCATCTCGCTGAGCATCGGCGCATCCACACTGGTGAGCGGCCTCATCCCTGTCCTCTCTGCCCTAAGACATTTAAGACTCTTTCCAACCTGCGGAGCCACCGCAAAACTCACACAGAACTGACTTCTGGCCAGGATGTGCTCCAGTCTGCTGGGTCTCTTGCAGCCACTGGTCAGCCCACCCAAACCATCATGTGCACTGAGTTTGGAGAGACCATTGCAATAATTGAGAGTACTGAGCCCCTCCCCTTGGTGGAAACCATAGAGATTTACCAGGCGACCCTTGAAGGCAACATCCAGGTGAATGCATTTGTATAGGGGCTGAGCTCCTCCTTGCTCAGTGGCTCCATTTACATCAACAGGAGCAGAATATCACTTCCTTTTATTCCATGTATCCTCTAGCATGTCTCTTCCAGCAGCAGAGCCTTCACACCAAGCGTGCAGTGCCCAAGAGCATCCTGTCCGATTTGTATCTGGGTCTGGGTTCAGTTCATGTGCCTCATCTGGAGGATTTCTTGGTTCTCTTTTTTGTGCAGGGGGTAGTACTATGAAGGGGGGTTGGACCACCCACCTCTGCCACAACCGCACatttattgtaaataaaaaagTTATGTTCTATTCCATTAAGTTCTTTCAGTTTTATCTTGGCTTGTGAGGCTCTAAGAAAGTCACTTAATCCTTAAAACGTGTACTTTTACTGGTAGCATATCTTTTATTCTGTCTCCCATGATTATCCCTCTCTTTCCAAGCAAATAGATGACATTTTTCTCTTGTGTGTAGATAAATATtagggccttttctttttgtcaggTTCTCACCTTTTAATACAAAGGAGGATATATCTGTCTCTTATTTTAAACAAGAGAATTTGACAGGAAAGCTGTATTTGTCTCTTCTGTGTAGCAAACCAAAGTCGAACAGGAATGTGGTGTTTTAACAGACAACCCTGGCTGAGGCACAGCTCTGCAATAAATGGGTAAATGGGCTTAGAAGAAAAGTGACTGGCACATAAGCCTGGGGCGACTCAGTATTTTGTTCAGCTTAGATTTGTCTTTTTCCTTCAAGTGATAGTGACAGAAGAGAGAATCCAGAATTCCCAAGATCATGTCCTCTGTGGCAGAAAAGAGTAGTGGGGGAAGGAAGCTGTTATACTTCTGTGATCGCAAAGCTTTGCCAGGAAACACTTGTTTATCTTGAATAGATATATATTTGGGTCCTTCTGTGAATGGGTATTTTTGTGACTGCTTTGAAATAGGCAACTGAGGCAGTGGATCTGCATAAGTTCCTATTTTAACATTTATACCCAATGTCCATTCAGATACTAGTGCACTCTAAAGTGGTTAGTGGAAATATCTTTAAGGCTCCTATAAgtagttttatttttcatgttcttGTGTACATGCAGGGGAGAAGTGAAGCTAGCAAAGCTTCTGTTCAGAACAGCTCCCCCACTCCACCCACACCCCTCCCAAAAAAGTTCAGAATTGTAGGATGGGGTGGATGGGGTACATACATTAGGTGGATGGGGTACATACATGGGAGACTGACCTCCTGGCACACTAGCACAGTGTTGAGAATAACTACTTTGATTAATGCGGCAGCAGCTCTGGAAAGTGTGCTGTGGCATCCTCATTTTGACAGAAAATGGCCAGTTGTAAGAAAGTAGTTCTGCTGTGGCTGGGTTGGCTAATTGGAAAACTAAAGCACCCTGGGAGCCTTGGGTTGGCTAGTTGAAAACTAGTTGCTGTTGGCTGGCTCTTATTTAAAATCCAGGAGGTCTTGTATGTGCTACAAGGCAAGATGCAAGTTCAACTTCAACTGGATTAATAGGCAGAGAGCTCTTAAATTGTCTGATTTCAAAAGGATAACTTTAAAGCTCCTTTAAAATTAGATATGGTTAGTCAGTAAAGAGGGGATAAAAACTATTTTGCAATGGTATTTCCTGGTCCAGGCTTACTTAATCGAATACCACAGACCTAATCCTAGTATCTTTACTCCTTTAACGACCTGCAACCTCTGTATAAACATCCTAAGATCACTTCAGCTGCCTAAATATGGGTGTATGAAGAGGATATTTTCAGTTCCATGCAAGATGGTAGTATTCCTGAGTGTGGTACCCTGCCTTGTGTAAAGGGAGATGTTTATTTTATGTATTAAGTTTTAGTCATCAGGGTACCCAACAGGGCATGTAGAAGGATGACATTGCCACAGGGGAGCACACCAGGTCCATATGAGTCACACTTTTACAACTTAACTTTGTAGTCATGAGACCTAGAGGCATATTTTTTAAGAAGCTCTGATTTTCAGCTCCAAGTAGGCTGCTTATCCAAGATAACCTTTCAATTAGCCATGGAATGTGCAGGTGGTCGAATGTGAAGGTTTTTGCTTAAAAGCCAATAAGAGCTTGCTAAACAGAACACAAAATTAGTTACCCCTTGTGAAGTCAGGAATGACTAGATGGAGGCCTTTTTTTGCACAGGCCCCCCAGCACAACTTGCTAGTTTGAGGGAGGAGATCACTACAGCATTCACACTGACTTCATGTGCATGAAATATATCTGGGACCTGGTGTTATCACACAGAAAACCTACTTTGCTCTGAAGGAGGTTTTTGTGTTTACACTCAGAATCCATTTATCACCTGTGCTCATGTATAGAACTAATTTACTTAAAAATCATCATTTTTCAGAATGTATAGAGTCTTGGTGTATCACTAACGGCCAACAGAAAATCAACTACACTCACATACATCCAGTGACATACTTGTAGAATGcacaactttgggggggggggcggagaatgTGATGCTTAGGAGAGTTCCAATTGTGCATTGGTAAGGTAATTAATGaacaatgcaaaacaaaatgcCACTCACAAACAGGCGCAGCTTTCCCTGCTACTCACACAAAGCCAAGTCACCTTGCTTCACTTGGAAGCTCAAAGACTACTCTTAACTTTTCAAAAACCCTTATTTCAAAAAATGGGTTtaaacaacagctgcagtgttttAGTAAAGCTTAAATGAACATATTTTGGTATACTAAAATGGTACTCTGATTAATCCACtaagatttttaattttttaatgcatGTACTACACTTAAAAAATGTATACCCTCTTGGGTATACATACCCTCTTGGGTGTGCCCTCACGTCAGAACATCTCTTCCAAGCCGATACCTAGTATAACGGACACGTAtcatttaacccagtggttctcacacatttagcacagggacccactttttagaataagaatctgtcaggacccactggaagtgatgtcatgaccgaaagtgacatcatcacgtaggaaaattattaacaatcctagactgaaatcctacccatacttaccagggagcaagtcctattgactatcattgttaaaatatacataatagcttgttaaaaatacaggtctataacatttccccaaatgcagtcacataccatggtaccatcaagtctaatatattaaaaataaaacattgaaacgaatgggtacccacctgaaattggctcgcgacccacctagtaggtcccgacccacagtttgagaaacactgattttaaCCCACAATAGAAAACGGAAAGAGATACATTTTTCATTTAGAGGGCTTACTAGTTATCCAGATAGAGTGTGGTATTTCCAGATGAAACCCAAGAAAATGTCCTTATCTGAGAAATCAGATACAAGGCATTTACAAACATGCATGACTGCATATTTTAGCATATACTTGTATTCCTTATGTACATTCCTTATGTATTCCTTATGTATTCCTTATGTACattcaacccctgggggctgggggctaagaataggcactcagtttggctgtatttgtcgtaagaggcgactaaacagccaccgggtagatgggactcgtcagcctaggaaggcagctcatctaagagaaggaaactctgacctcaaacctccactgccttgtggctacatccagttctggaaaaggcttcaggagtcaacctcgaggcaaaatcaggagccggagtcccttaggcagttcatggctgaacacagtcacgttctggcaactcctgcgacgccgctggaaccaaccgtattggcttctgcctttccattggaccattccagcgacgtggagaggggggatttgctgcatgggtaacagcctatcctccataccttctttacccaggcttcgcgcactggagaggacactccaacttcgccatacagcgtcggcacaacacgggaagcagcagtttaccggttataagtctttgctcgattggcgtagagcatgacgccaggggctgcttccgacggtgggagagatcattgcatctcattgggcagctaccacccgccttaagctgggcagtccccagccagtaaggtgttgcctcgccacggtccgttaacctcatggggtgcgtggggtttagggtgaaaaccgacaagcggatcgacaacaagtgggaaaccctggcctctgagcggcccgcttggaggcaggctgtgcagcatggcctttcccagtttgaagagacactttgccaacagtctgaggctaagaggcaaagaaggaaggcccatagccagggagacagaccagggacagactgcacttgctcccggtgtggaagggattgtcactcccggattggccttttcagccacactagacgctgtgccagaaccacctttcagagcgcgataccatagtctttcgagactgaaggttgccaatacaatacatatgtacattcatagtgcagtcatatgcatgtctacccatAAATGACTCCTGTTGATTTTAGTTATTTCCACATAAGAATGTGCTGAATATAGGTATAAAAATTAGAGCTACTTCCTTTCTTCACACTGACTGCTTTGGGCTGTTCATATTGTTTCTTTGAAAGAAGGGCAGTCAGAAGCCATTTAGAGTACTTTTCTAGCACAAAAGCTATGCAGAGAAATGAAagtttgtaaactaaaaaaactTAGCTGGGGTACGAAGTAACCCCAAAAGGAAATCTTGGGTAATGTTTCTTGGGTAATGTTATCCCACAGCCACTTTTCTGCTCCCAGAAAAAGGTTAATGGCAATTCATTTTCGTTCAGGCATATTATCATGCATCAGACTGCCAGTATCAATGTTCTAAGAAGGACAACTTTGGCGCTTTTGCAAGAAAAAACAATACTCCCAGGATAGCCCTGAAAACATGAAGGTTAACAGCAAAGTATGGTTCACCCCCCCCACCGCCCCCAGGCAGATTTAGTTAATCATAACGTTTTACTCAGCTAAGATTCTTTATCTGGGCAGCAGCTCCAGTTTTCAGTTTCATATTCAGGGGTTGTCGCAACGGAAAAGAACGGATCTGACAAAGCAAGAGGTTTGCTACAGTACCTGGTAACACACAACCCCATTTCAGTCTGGCTCAGGCTTCTGCGACATATCAGGGCACAGTATATCAAATCAACTACTAGAAAACAATTCTCAGAGCAACAATACTACAAAGGAGTATTCTGCTTACTGATAATAGTAACTATCTGGAGATATCTCAGGGTGGGACATCATGTGAGGACTGTCCAACCAAAGTTATCACGtaattgctgctgccaccacataAGCACAATAGTtttcctctgccccctccccacccagtgcCCTTGGAAAAGCATTAGAACAGGCCTTGAGCTCAAGCACTAGCTCCCCTCACTGACAGGAGAAACTAACCTTGGATTTAATGGCTCAAAGTATAGGGAGATCCCACATATGAGGACTGATCATGTGGTTTGGTCATTTACTTCTCTGATGAGGAACATGCAAGGCTCCCACTCTCCCCTTGGGGACAATCTGGGGAACATATAGTAGGGTTCTGAAAGGTTAAGGAAATTCAGTGGAAGCATCCACTGAGGGCTTGCTTGAAGAATAAGAAACATGAAAACAGAGCACATCGCTGTCATGGATGATTAGGCACAGCCTATTGCTAGTTCCCCAGCACACGTACATTGAACAAAACAAATGCACTGATGTTTTGACCATCTACAATCCTTTTGTAACAGATTTGCTTTTGATGTAGGACATCATTACATTGCAAGCAGTCTTTGTCAGAAGAGAAGGTCAGCTTAGTGATACCTGAGAACCAAACAAAGAAGGGAGCCAATTCTTGGAGTAGACCCTGTTCAAAGGGCTCACATGCTATAAAAATTGCAGCAGGACTTGTACAGTGAAGCCATGGTAAGAAAAGCAGCCAAAAACGCAACAAAGCAACTCAAGGTCAAGGAAGGAGAAGCACCCACCATCTGCTATCAAGTTGCCCAGGTACACTGCCTTATAACAGGAACCATCCCTCCCTCTACAGCAACTTACCCCACTGCCATTTCAATATCATTACCCCTAAAACAGTCATGTTCCCAAGATCCTACCTGACCCCCATtctattaaataataaaaagccCCATGCTGTTCTTTCCGTTCATGCCAATAATTTATTGAACCGGATGTCTGTACACAGCCAAAAAACCTAAGAAAGAAACTAACACACAATGTTGGAAGGGAGAGAAGGGCAGTGACGAGGTTGggtatgggggtgggggaatttaTCCACAGGCTGCACCCTGGCTCCCCAGGGGGGAACCCTCAATCCTAGAGCAATTTGAAGGTGGAAAGGGAAATTGGGATTGGGGCAATCATTGCAACGttgcattaagaaaaaaaattaatctatTTACAGGGAAAACGGTAAAAGGAAACCAttttggagggaaggagagatgtATTTACAGCAGTGGGACAGAGGACAATGGGCAGGGAATTAAAACTAGCCTTCTCTTCCACACTCCCTTTAAGAGCTCCTACTCTTCACTCACATTGTTGATTTGCAGTATTAGGGAGAGATCTGCTTTGGGGGAGCAGATACAGCAAAACAGAGTGGGCTTCTTCTGTTTTATTCACTGGCTTAAGCAGCCCAGTCGGAAAAAAGGGGGAATTTCCCACAGGATGTCCAGGTGCCTTCGACGATGAAAGGTTGGAGGAGCAAGGAATGGCTGGCCGTGCCCCCTCACAACTCAAGGCGTGGGGGAGAGGAGTTTCTTGTTCCCAAAGAAGAGATTGTGGTAGAAGCACAGCCAGTGAGGGACAAGGATTGCAAGGGAGAGGGCTTGGGGAGAGGAATGGTCCTAATTCCCCACCTGACTGAAACACTTTGAGAGTTTCCTGGGatgttctttctttaaaaaaaaaggaaagactgACCCGCTTAAAAATACAGCATCCGCGTTTCAGAGGCAGACAAGTCTGGGAAGTAGGAAGGACACCCAGTGAGGAAAGAGTACGGCATGAGGGGCCACAGGGTTGGAATTAAGTTCGCACACGTGACATGAGACTGGAAGTAAAACCATTTTTTCTCCACGGGATGTTAAAAACAAGAGGAAGTTAAAATCAAGTTGGGACAAactgggaggagaagaggaagggtggtGGCTGCTCTCTGATCACTCCTTCTCTCTAGAGGCACCAACCCAAATTGTTTTTGAGAAAGAGGGAGCCCTTAAGCCAGGGGAtttcctctgccctctccccatgccGAGGCATCATGGGACAACATAAGAGGGAATCGCAAGTGATTTGGGGAGACAGgggcttcccccccacctcccatccAAGCGGCCATCTCATCTCCAATTGGCCTCCCCCTTGGCCAACGAGAGGCAGGCTTCACATGGTCCCCCAGGCCACAATTGCTTTCCCCCACCGTTCACAGTTCAGAGAAGTCCATGTGGGTGGCCTGGGGTGGGTAAGGGGTAGTGGAGGGGACCTGCCCAGCGGCCCCTCAGGATGTGTTGGCGATGGGTCCTGCGCCGTCTCCTGGCGTCACCTGGCTCCTGTCACTTCCCATTCTCCCTTCATCTACAAAAGAAAGAAACAGGAAATGCTCAGGGGGAATATGGAAACCCCTCCAGTCCCAGAATGTATCAGGAACAAATAAAGCCAGAATCAAGCACCCTGCCATGGATAAAGATGAGCAGCCAATTCCCAACACACCACCCCAAATCCCAAGTCAAGCACCAAGAAGAAGGAAGCACTTACTGTGCGCAGTTGTGGGGCCAGGCACGGTTCCCACTGAGCCAGCCTGGGACCGAATGTGTGGTGGAATGAGGTTGGGGTTGAGGCCAGGCTGAATGGATAGTTCTATAAGGGAAAAGAGACCAGGGAATGGGTCAAGACCAGAGTGGCGAGACATTCACACAGGCTCATCAAATATGAAGCAAGAGTTCAGTTTGCAAATTTAGCATTGAGCTCTGCAAATGAGGAAGGGAGATGATTAACTCTCTTAAATGCGTACAAAAGCAGCTTAGCTCATCTGATTGTGGGGGTCAAACAGATCCCAAGTAagtcataatttttaaaatggctGTATTTGACAATGGATCCAACTTAATGCAAGACTTTGAAAATTGTACTCAGGATTATTTTCTCTGTGCTATGAACAGCATCTCAGGCCTGTAATGAACATAATGTTGATTCAGTTGAGGCATCTCAAGATCCCAAAGTGCCTGAAGCACACTCCTAACACCCTCCTGACCTACTGGCACACTagccatccctccccctccctgaattaaaaaaaaagcaccacaacggaagagaaagtgtggaggaaagaagacTTCCTGGCTAGagcaccactctcctccacacttccttttctactATTACTACCCTTTTTCAAAtcctgggagaaggaagaggagccgCAGCTAGTTCATCCTTAGGTGGCAGGGTGGTGTCAGGGGCAGCAAGACAAAATGCTGGTGGGGTGGTCGCATTtggccctttccccaccccacacacgCCGATACTCTCAGCATTACCATCTTTCAAAAACTGTCAGAAAGATTCCTGGATCCACCAGAGAGGAGGTTAAGCAGGTGCTTCAGTCTTCCCTAGCAAGACTCTGTAGTTCCTAACAGAAACTTGGCTTCACAATAGCAGGGTGGAGTCCTGCTCAAAGTGTCAGACTACCCATGTGAAGCTGGGTTCAAATAACCACACAGGCAAGCCCACTGGGTGACACTGGACCAATCAGTCACTCTTGGGCTAAGACATCTCACAGGCCTGTTGCATGTATGACGTGGGGCCGGGAAGGACCACCATGCACCctaccctgagttctttggaggagggcaggattttAAAGAGAGCAGCCAAACATCCAACACCTTTTGGAGCTTGACACCTTTCTGAATCTCATCTCTATTCATTGGCAACCCTTTTTCATGCTCCCCATCCTCCAACTTCCTTCAAACCCCTCCTCAAAAGTCACTTTTCTATGAAGCCTTGGTACATCCCCTAATTTCCATATGTGTTGTATCCAAACCTAAGGACACACATGCAAAATAATTGCACGTTCTTCCTGTTTTCCCCTGCCTccattgtctcccttgtgtctctttTTAGATCGAGAGCCCTTTGGGACCAGGACTCAGCTTGTCATTCTTTGAGAAGATCCAAGCACACAGATACCATTATACAAAACACACACGCACTCCAAGGAGCAATGCACGTGTTCTTCTGCTCTTCTTCCCAGTGCTGCTTGGCCACATTCCAGCCACTTACCCACAGGGCTGAAGTTGAAGAGCGGGGGCAGGTCACGGCCATTGGGCAGCCGTGTGTTGGGCTCGCGTAGCTCATCGAAGAAGCTGTTGGCGCAGGCCTCAAGCGGAGAGAGGCGGGTGGCGGGGGTGTACTCCAGCAGCCGGCTGCACAGCGAGATAGCCTCCAGTGGTGTGCGGGGCTTGAACACCTGTGCGGGGTGACAGCAGCAAGAAGGGAATGGCGTCACCTGCAACCCAGTGCTCCTTGCCTTTTCAGTCCATCCCAAGCTCTACCATGTTATGGGAACTCTTAAACCAGGGAGTGGCTAACAGACTGGGGCTCCAAAAACCTGCACAGTTGAGAAGTTCATGCTGCTGAATGTAGGGCACAACATCTAACAACATGGGAAGCCTCCAACTACTAGCTGAAACTACACGAGCAATTCTCTTGAAATTCccacatcttgttggcatccttcagtctcggaagactatggtgtcacgctctga
This sequence is a window from Tiliqua scincoides isolate rTilSci1 chromosome 10, rTilSci1.hap2, whole genome shotgun sequence. Protein-coding genes within it:
- the LOC136661359 gene encoding zinc finger protein 574-like, which translates into the protein MAEELSSSVFFQHQYMCSECGLLYNTLEEVLIHQQSHLGEPCESPAAATVVDTGSQQDNRYQCLECGCILWSPDELLAHQEVHPREVPTRPQPSPAATGQIHYQCNECNELFPSTSLWLAHRQTHQKQEASGDSQPPSQPAPSPPSQSSLPETSQPSCLVSSKASLPLPLQPVPPIYPYECSECSCLFLTPEELLEHQGEHFTEIEKEKGEPPEVAVQEVCSPHLSPPPYPEEPLVAPPPAQTLCCNECKQTFSTAEGLQRHQQEHVVSNEEFLCGECQRGFMTAKRLLAHQRVHVDGTYECPNCNKIFKKAASLEQHMRIHKGEALYLCVDCGLGFSTEMTLIMHRKSHTANPLHRCHCGKTFSNMTKFLYHRRTHAGKSGVPPTRAPTDQTPSQPPEPVPADGELTVDGGSSSSLPGTSSAEVPSTGFLCPQCGKSFSTHIRMVRHKRVVHVLERKHKCPTCGKKFKKLVHVRNHLRTHTGERPFQCSECGKTFVSQANLARHHVTHTGERPYQCQVCSKRFTQSSNLRQHRLLHMAPNGEGPHSCEDCGAAFPRAHQLALHRTVHTGCLPFPCPHCDKSFPRRHLLELHQLSHSGDEPHRCPDCGALFVMASKLQEHRCARRHEHATSQSFLCMSCGKYMGSLAKLALHQLVHSGQRPYPCPLCGKAFTTPSGLSRHQQRHSGLRPHKCPICAKTFVAASGLQLHQRIHTGERPFPCPECGKAFRQATHLREHRRLHTGERPYHCPDCDKAFVQSMHLAEHRRIHTGERPHPCPLCPKTFKTLSNLRSHRKTHTELTSGQDVLQSAGSLAATGQPTQTIMCTEFGETIAIIESTEPLPLVETIEIYQATLEGNIQVNAFV
- the GSK3A gene encoding glycogen synthase kinase-3 alpha, yielding MNFSTVQVFKPRTPLEAISLCSRLLEYTPATRLSPLEACANSFFDELREPNTRLPNGRDLPPLFNFSPVELSIQPGLNPNLIPPHIRSQAGSVGTVPGPTTAHNEGRMGSDRSQVTPGDGAGPIANTS